One genomic region from Sciurus carolinensis chromosome 2, mSciCar1.2, whole genome shotgun sequence encodes:
- the Cds2 gene encoding LOW QUALITY PROTEIN: phosphatidate cytidylyltransferase 2 (The sequence of the model RefSeq protein was modified relative to this genomic sequence to represent the inferred CDS: inserted 3 bases in 2 codons), producing MTELRQRAVREPDSPPEDKESELEAKVDGETASDSESRAEPAPPPTSVDDTPEVLNRALSNLSSRWKNWWVRGILSLAMIAFFFIIIYLGPMVLMMIVMCVQIKCFHEIITIGYNVYHSYDLPWFRTLSWYFLLCVTXFFYGETVTDYFFTLVQREEPLRILSKYHRFISFTLYLTGFCMFVLSLVKKHYRLQFYMFGWTHVTLLIVVTQSHLVIHNLFEGMIWFIVPISCVICNDIMAYMFGFFFGRXPLIKLSPKKTWEGFIGGFFATGGVGLLLSYVMSGYRCFVCPVEYNNDTNSFTVDCEPSDLFRLQEYNIPGVIQSVIGWKTVRMYPFQIHSIALSTFASLIGPFGGFFASGFKRAFKIKDFANTIPGHGGIMDRFDCQYLMATFVNVYIASFIRGPNPSKLIQQFLTLRPDQQLHIFNTLKSHLTDKGILTATTEDE from the exons GAGTCAGAGTTAGAAGCAAAGGTAGATGGAGAGACTGCATCGGACAGTGAGAGTCGAGCGGAACCAGCTCCCCCACCAACCTCCGTAGATGACACCCCAGAGGTTCTCAACAGAGCCCTTTCCAACTTGTCTTCAag ATGGAAGAACTGGTGGGTGAGAGGCATCCTGTCTTTGGCCATGattgcatttttcttcattatcataTACTTGGGACCAATGGTTTTAATGATGATT GTAATGTGTGTTCAGATTAAGTGTTTCCACGAGATAATCACTATTGGCTACAATGTCTACCACTCCTATGACCTGCCCTGGTTCAGGACCCTCAGCTG GTACTTTCTACTGTGTGTAAC ATTCTTCTATGGCGAGACAGTGACGGATTACTTCTTCACCCTGGTCCAGAGAGAGGAACCTTTGCGGATTCTCAGTAAATACCATCGATTCATTTCCTTTACTCTCTATCTAACAG GATTCTGCATGTTTGTACTGAGTCTGGTCAAGAAGCATTACCGACTGCAGTTCTACATG tTTGGGTGGACCCATGTAACATTACTGATTGTCGTAACTCAGTCACATCTCGTTATCCACAATCTGTTTGAAGGAATGATCTG GTTCATTGTCCCCATTTCTTGTGTGATCTGTAATGACATCATGGCCTATATGTTTGGCTTTTTCTTTGGTC ACCCACTCATCAAG CTCTCTCCAAAGAAGACCTGGGAAGGCTTCATTGGGGGCTTCTTTGCTACTGGTGGTGTTGGCCTTCTG CTGTCCTACGTGATGTCCGGGTACAGATGCTTTGTCTGCCCTGTGGAGTACAACAATGATACCAACAGCTTCACTGTGGACTGTGAGCCCTCGGATCTGTTCCGCCTGCAGGAGTACAACATTCCTGGAGTGATCCAGTCAGTCATTGGCTGG AAAACAGTCCGGATGTATCCCTTCCAGATTCACAGCATTGCCCTCTCCACATTTGCCTCACTCATCGGCCCCTTTGGAGGGTTCTTCGCAAGTGGATTCAAACGAGCCTTTAAAATCAAA GACTTTGCCAATACCATTCCTGGCCACGGAGGTATCATGGATCGCTTTGACTGCCAGTACCTGATGGCTACCTTTGTCAATGTGTACATTGCCAGTTTTATCAG GGGCCCTAACCCAAGCAAATTGATTCAGCAGTTCCTGACCTTGCGACCAGATCAGCAGCTTCACATCTTCAACACACTCAAGTCTCACCTGACTGACAAGGGAATTCTGACAGCCACCACAGAGGACGAGTAG